Part of the Micromonospora rhizosphaerae genome is shown below.
GGCACCGCGACGATGATCGCCGTCTGGCCAGCTTCAAACGACATGCGCTGAGTATGCCGATGCCCCTCGGATTTTGCGGCACATGATTTCTAGGCCACCTGTCAGCCGTCAGTCCACTTGTCGTGAGCTTCGGGCCGAGGACATCGTCGGCGTCGTCGATGATGGTGGGTACGCCATCCGCTCGGCGGCGATCCCGATCTGGGATGCGTTCCCTCTCCTGGGGTCTGTTGTCAGCGCCAATGGCGTGTTCTTATACCGAGACGACCACGTCATTGGCCTTGTTGCGGAGACCCTCGTCCATCCCGCTCCGCCTCCATCCCCCATGCGTGAAAGGTGCAACGATGCACAGGAGACCGACGTTCCAACTGGCAGTCCTGACCGCCACCGCTGCGACATTCTTTGCGGCCGGTGGAGCCTCTGCGGCGGTGGGCACGGCAGCGTCCGTGACCTCCTCCGCGGGTGTCGCGGCGTGTGGGCCGGGCGCCGAAGGGCACAGCGCGGCGCGGGTGAGCGAGGGCGCCACCGCACAGGAGCCGGAGCTGTATTCCAAGAATGAGGCAAACGCCTACGGCGTGATCAAGGATTCGCCGCGGCTGCCCAACGGCAGCGTCACCGTGCCCACGATCTTCCACATGATCTCCGACCACCCCTTCAGCGCGGCCGAGACGGACCGGTGGAACACCCTGATCGCCGCGCAGATGACGGTGCTCAACGATTCGTTCGCGGGCCGCACGTCCGCGAACGCCTCCGACACGCCGTTCCGGTTCTCGCTCGCCGACACCACATGGACGGTGAACAGCGACTGGTACACGGTCGTGCCGGGCAAGAACGAGCGGGACATGAAGCAGGCGTTGTACACCGGCGACTCCCGCACCCTGAACGTGTACGCCGCGAACATCGGCGGCGGGCTCCTCGGCTGGGCGTACTTCCCGAAGGGTTACAACAACGGCCGCGACTAC
Proteins encoded:
- a CDS encoding zinc metalloprotease, translating into MTSSAGVAACGPGAEGHSAARVSEGATAQEPELYSKNEANAYGVIKDSPRLPNGSVTVPTIFHMISDHPFSAAETDRWNTLIAAQMTVLNDSFAGRTSANASDTPFRFSLADTTWTVNSDWYTVVPGKNERDMKQALYTGDSRTLNVYAANIGGGLLGWAYFPKGYNNGRDYIDGVVMLDESMPGGTAGKYALGDTLTHEVGHWLMLEHTFAHGCSASGDYVADTPREAAPQFNCPVGADTCTAPGLDPIHNFMDYTQDSCMDMFTAGQADRMSDAWLAFRAGGVK